The following are encoded together in the Rhodanobacter soli genome:
- a CDS encoding helix-turn-helix transcriptional regulator, whose protein sequence is MPEFDVQPLLQSSTVAVHDVCCRGACRHRSAEECAGSTQLVFPYRGLFLRHVGSTQSVADANHVLFFNAGEGYQVSHPATGGDACLSLSVSQPLLRELAPAAMLQRRDQPVFRHQALRIDERAQVLVALLRHSLRNGGIESLEAESLALTLVCRSLGPRTTHAPGASRARQRLVDRAKLLLASDLTRRWALADIAAEVGGSPVYLTQAFQQVEGMPLYRYHLRLRLARALDRVADCEDVAALAQDLGFSSHSHFSAAFRQAYGRTPTAFRQAALARSS, encoded by the coding sequence ATGCCGGAGTTCGACGTCCAACCGCTGCTGCAATCGTCCACCGTCGCGGTGCACGACGTGTGCTGCCGCGGCGCCTGCCGTCATCGCAGCGCCGAGGAATGCGCGGGCTCCACCCAACTGGTGTTCCCGTATCGCGGGCTGTTCCTGCGCCACGTCGGCAGCACGCAATCGGTGGCCGACGCCAACCACGTGCTGTTCTTCAACGCCGGCGAGGGCTACCAGGTCAGCCACCCGGCGACGGGCGGCGACGCCTGCCTGTCGCTGTCGGTGTCGCAGCCGCTGCTGCGCGAACTCGCGCCGGCCGCGATGCTGCAACGGCGCGACCAGCCCGTGTTCCGCCACCAGGCCTTGCGCATCGACGAGCGCGCGCAGGTACTGGTGGCCCTGCTGCGCCACAGCCTGCGCAACGGCGGCATCGAGTCGCTGGAGGCCGAGAGCCTGGCGCTGACCCTGGTATGCCGCAGCCTCGGCCCGCGCACCACCCATGCCCCCGGCGCGTCCCGTGCACGGCAGCGGCTGGTGGACCGGGCGAAGCTGCTGCTCGCCAGCGACCTCACCCGGCGCTGGGCGCTGGCGGACATCGCCGCGGAAGTCGGCGGCTCGCCGGTCTATCTCACCCAGGCCTTCCAGCAGGTCGAAGGCATGCCGCTGTACCGCTACCACCTGCGCCTGCGCCTGGCGCGCGCGCTGGACCGGGTGGCCGACTGCGAGGACGTCGCCGCGCTGGCGCAGGACCTGGGCTTCTCCAGCCACAGCCATTTCAGCGCCGCGTTCCGCCAGGCCTACGGCCGCACGCCCACGGCATTCCGGCAGGCCGCGCTGGCCCGTTCATCGTGA
- the egtB gene encoding ergothioneine biosynthesis protein EgtB, which translates to MTTWHASAPAGIAARFLQVRQRTLELCASLSAEDLQLQSMPDASPGKWHLAHTSWFFEQFVLGHDPAYRPRDPAWHYLFNSYYQSVGPMHARPQRGLLSRPSLDEVRDYRRYIDEAVGELLNRADDAELPGLVELGLQHEQQHQELLLTDIKHAFWCNPLQPAYRAPIAASADAKAVPLRFVDGREGIVEIGHRGEGFAFDNETPRHRTLLQPHALANRLVTNAEYLAFVREGGYREPGLWLSDGWATLQREGWQHPIYWQDDLASEFTLAGVRALDPHEPVCHLSYYEAEAFARWAGARLPTEAEWESTAQGVAIDGNLQDAQRFQPCAAHGDSGLLQLYGDVWEWTASPYVSYPGFRPLPGSLGEYNGKFMCGQWVLRGGSCATPRDHIRASYRNFFPPQARWQFAGLRLGQDR; encoded by the coding sequence ATGACGACCTGGCACGCCTCCGCACCTGCAGGTATCGCGGCCCGATTCCTGCAGGTGCGGCAACGGACACTGGAACTCTGCGCCAGCCTCAGCGCCGAGGATCTGCAACTGCAGTCGATGCCCGACGCCAGTCCCGGCAAGTGGCACCTGGCGCATACCAGCTGGTTCTTCGAGCAGTTCGTGCTGGGCCACGACCCGGCCTATCGGCCGCGCGATCCGGCCTGGCATTACCTGTTCAACTCCTACTACCAGTCGGTCGGGCCGATGCACGCACGGCCGCAGCGTGGCCTGCTGTCGCGGCCGTCGCTGGACGAGGTGCGCGATTACCGGCGTTACATCGACGAAGCGGTAGGCGAACTGCTCAACCGCGCCGACGATGCAGAGCTGCCCGGGCTGGTCGAGCTGGGTCTCCAGCACGAACAGCAGCATCAGGAATTGCTGTTGACCGACATCAAGCACGCGTTCTGGTGCAATCCGTTGCAGCCGGCCTATCGCGCGCCGATTGCCGCGTCGGCAGACGCGAAAGCCGTGCCGCTGCGCTTCGTCGATGGCCGCGAGGGCATCGTCGAGATCGGTCATCGTGGCGAGGGCTTCGCGTTCGACAACGAGACCCCGCGCCACCGCACCCTGCTGCAGCCGCACGCACTGGCCAACCGCCTGGTGACCAATGCCGAATACCTGGCCTTCGTGCGCGAAGGCGGCTACCGCGAACCCGGGTTGTGGCTGTCCGACGGCTGGGCCACGCTGCAGCGCGAGGGCTGGCAGCATCCGATCTACTGGCAGGACGACCTGGCCAGCGAATTCACCCTGGCCGGCGTGCGCGCGCTCGATCCGCACGAACCGGTGTGCCATCTCAGCTATTACGAGGCCGAGGCGTTCGCGCGCTGGGCCGGCGCGCGGCTGCCCACCGAGGCCGAGTGGGAATCGACGGCGCAGGGCGTCGCGATCGACGGCAACCTGCAGGACGCGCAGCGCTTCCAGCCGTGTGCGGCACATGGCGACAGCGGCCTGCTGCAGCTGTACGGCGACGTGTGGGAGTGGACCGCCTCGCCCTACGTCAGCTACCCGGGCTTCCGCCCGCTGCCCGGTTCGCTGGGCGAGTACAACGGCAAATTCATGTGCGGACAATGGGTGTTGCGCGGCGGTTCCTGCGCCACCCCGCGCGACCATATTCGCGCCAGTTACCGCAATTTCTTTCCACCCCAGGCCCGCTGGCAGTTTGCTGGGCTACGACTGGGACAGGACCGATGA
- a CDS encoding S10 family peptidase, which produces MRKSLQSVLLAAFVLAGSNIAPAFAGDTHKPAAPDAASSDGFQLPPLPADAHVTQSASVDGRTLKYTVTVGSLPVRDDKGKTTGEVVFTAYTMAGKERPVTFALNGGPGASSVYLNLGAIGPKRVNFGVEGDNPSDPATLHDNPGTWLGFTDLVFIDPVGTGYSRALVDDKEATKQFYSTDNDIQYLSRIVYDWLVKNGRMSSRKYLVGESYGGFRGPRITEYLQTRLGVAMNGVVLLSPYLDPAASDDENVSPLPWMLTLPSIAAAHLEREHKLSAAAMAPIIEYTRGEYASDLMRGRSDPQATDRVVKKVTELTGLDPLFVKRSGGRIETQAYLREVYRAEGKLGSRYDSNVTAWDPFPYAPHQQTGDPILNGIIAPTTTAMVNFVTQTVGWKYDGRYNALSYEVNKLWHEDEDANKGSVSQLREAVANDPGLRVLIAHGWDDLSCPFMASVLIVDQMPAMGDPTRVQVKNYPGGHMFYARADSQAALTGDVKALYGVK; this is translated from the coding sequence GTGCGCAAGTCCCTGCAATCCGTCCTGCTGGCGGCCTTCGTGCTGGCCGGGTCCAACATTGCCCCGGCCTTCGCCGGCGACACCCACAAGCCGGCGGCGCCGGATGCGGCCAGCAGCGATGGCTTCCAGCTGCCGCCGCTGCCTGCCGACGCGCACGTGACGCAATCGGCCTCGGTGGACGGCCGCACGCTCAAGTACACGGTCACCGTCGGCTCGCTGCCGGTGCGTGACGACAAGGGCAAGACCACCGGCGAAGTGGTGTTCACCGCCTATACCATGGCTGGCAAGGAACGACCGGTGACTTTCGCGCTCAACGGCGGTCCGGGCGCCTCGTCGGTGTACCTGAACCTCGGCGCGATCGGACCGAAGAGGGTGAACTTCGGCGTCGAGGGCGACAACCCGTCCGACCCGGCGACGCTGCACGACAACCCCGGCACCTGGCTGGGCTTCACCGACCTTGTGTTCATCGATCCGGTGGGCACCGGCTACAGCCGCGCGCTGGTCGACGACAAGGAAGCGACCAAGCAGTTCTACAGCACCGACAACGACATCCAGTACCTGTCGCGCATCGTCTACGACTGGCTGGTCAAGAACGGCCGCATGAGCTCGCGCAAGTATCTGGTCGGCGAGAGCTACGGCGGCTTTCGCGGACCGCGCATCACCGAGTACCTGCAGACCCGGCTCGGCGTGGCGATGAACGGCGTGGTGCTGCTGTCGCCCTATCTCGACCCGGCGGCATCGGACGACGAGAACGTGTCGCCGCTGCCGTGGATGCTCACCCTGCCCTCGATTGCCGCCGCGCACCTGGAGCGCGAGCACAAGCTCAGCGCCGCGGCGATGGCGCCGATCATCGAGTACACCCGCGGCGAATACGCCAGCGACCTGATGCGCGGCCGCTCCGACCCGCAGGCCACCGATCGCGTGGTGAAGAAGGTCACCGAGCTGACCGGGCTGGATCCGCTGTTCGTGAAGCGCTCCGGCGGCCGCATCGAGACCCAGGCCTATCTGCGCGAGGTATATCGCGCCGAAGGCAAGCTGGGCAGCCGCTACGACTCCAACGTCACCGCCTGGGACCCGTTCCCGTACGCGCCGCACCAGCAGACCGGCGATCCGATCCTCAACGGCATCATCGCGCCTACCACCACGGCGATGGTCAACTTCGTCACCCAGACGGTCGGCTGGAAATACGACGGCCGCTACAACGCGCTCAGCTACGAAGTGAACAAGCTGTGGCACGAGGACGAGGATGCGAACAAGGGTTCGGTGTCGCAACTGCGCGAGGCGGTCGCCAACGATCCGGGCCTTCGCGTGCTGATCGCGCACGGCTGGGACGACCTGTCCTGCCCGTTCATGGCCTCGGTGCTGATCGTCGACCAGATGCCGGCGATGGGCGACCCGACCCGCGTGCAGGTGAAGAACTATCCCGGCGGCCACATGTTCTACGCGCGGGCGGACAGCCAGGCCGCGCTGACCGGCGACGTGAAGGCGTTGTACGGCGTCAAATGA
- a CDS encoding alpha/beta fold hydrolase: protein MTRRRFLALSAGTLAGVCTGGIAGCAGWPHAGTVPASMDAASFHAARRYTRTTFGRIAHVERGSGPAALFLHGFPLNGFQWRGALDRLAPYRRCIAPDFLGMGYTEVADGQSCAPDAQVAMLIALLDALQVGRADVIANDSGGAVAQLLVAHHPERVRSLLLTNCDTEEDSPPPALLPVIALAKQGRFVDEWLGTWRGNHALARSAAGIGGMCYANPAHPTDEAIETYFAPLLASRRSRDFAHAYAVALEKNALAGIGPALARSRVPVRIVWGCADTIFSAENPGFLDRAFGRSLGVRQLKGSKLFWPEERPEVIAEEARRLWAAQGDQA from the coding sequence ATGACCCGGCGCCGCTTCCTCGCCCTGTCCGCGGGCACGCTCGCCGGTGTTTGCACGGGCGGCATCGCCGGCTGTGCCGGGTGGCCGCACGCCGGCACCGTGCCCGCGTCCATGGATGCGGCGAGCTTCCACGCCGCGCGCCGCTACACCCGTACCACATTCGGCCGCATCGCCCACGTCGAGCGTGGCAGCGGACCGGCGGCGCTGTTCCTGCACGGTTTCCCGCTCAACGGCTTCCAGTGGCGTGGCGCGCTCGACCGGCTGGCACCGTACCGGCGCTGCATCGCCCCCGATTTCCTCGGCATGGGCTACACCGAGGTCGCCGATGGGCAATCCTGCGCGCCCGACGCGCAGGTCGCCATGCTCATCGCCCTGCTCGACGCACTGCAGGTCGGGCGCGCCGACGTGATCGCCAACGACAGCGGCGGCGCCGTCGCGCAGTTGCTGGTCGCGCACCATCCCGAACGCGTGCGCAGCCTGCTTTTGACCAACTGCGACACCGAGGAAGACAGCCCGCCGCCGGCGCTGCTGCCGGTGATCGCGCTGGCGAAACAGGGCCGCTTCGTCGACGAATGGCTGGGCACATGGCGCGGCAACCATGCCCTCGCGCGCTCGGCCGCCGGCATCGGCGGCATGTGCTACGCCAACCCCGCGCATCCCACCGACGAGGCCATCGAAACCTACTTCGCGCCGCTGCTGGCGTCACGGCGCAGCCGCGATTTCGCGCACGCCTATGCCGTCGCGCTGGAAAAGAACGCGCTCGCCGGCATCGGCCCCGCGCTCGCGCGATCCCGCGTGCCGGTGCGCATCGTCTGGGGCTGCGCCGACACGATCTTTTCTGCAGAAAACCCCGGCTTCCTCGACCGTGCCTTCGGCCGTTCGCTGGGCGTGCGCCAGCTCAAGGGCAGCAAGCTGTTCTGGCCCGAGGAGCGCCCCGAGGTGATCGCCGAGGAAGCACGGCGGCTGTGGGCCGCGCAGGGAGACCAGGCATGA
- a CDS encoding alpha/beta fold hydrolase, whose product MRGQIILSHGSDSSPDATKVSALAALAESLGWRTQRPDYGTDDARGHAASVAPRIARLRATIEALDAPPLLVGSSMGAFVSGLVSLDVPVAGLLLLATPSEIPGYARKFDLRPDVPTLLIHGWRDEVCPLAGVHAFAARRRLPLLVLDDDHRLGTSMNPVAAQFRLMLDQLASTA is encoded by the coding sequence ATGCGCGGCCAGATCATTCTTTCGCACGGTTCGGATTCCAGTCCCGATGCGACCAAGGTCAGCGCGCTGGCCGCACTGGCCGAATCGCTGGGCTGGCGCACGCAGCGGCCGGATTACGGCACCGACGATGCGCGTGGCCACGCCGCTTCCGTGGCTCCGCGGATCGCCCGCCTGCGCGCCACCATCGAGGCGCTGGATGCGCCACCGCTGCTGGTGGGATCCAGCATGGGCGCATTCGTCTCCGGCCTGGTCTCGCTGGACGTGCCGGTGGCCGGCCTGTTGCTGCTGGCCACGCCGAGCGAGATCCCCGGCTATGCGCGCAAGTTCGACCTGCGCCCGGATGTGCCCACACTGCTGATCCACGGCTGGCGCGACGAGGTCTGCCCGCTGGCGGGCGTGCACGCGTTCGCCGCCCGGCGTCGGCTGCCGCTGCTGGTGCTGGACGACGACCATCGGCTGGGCACCAGCATGAATCCGGTCGCCGCGCAGTTCCGGCTGATGCTGGACCAGCTGGCGTCCACCGCATGA
- a CDS encoding N-acetylmuramoyl-L-alanine amidase, whose translation MSLNIHDQPLPYVDLLPERPAETVELVVIHCTELPDLAMAREYGEKVLHASGAGNSGHYYVDRDGAVYRYVPGTRVANHVRGHNPNSIGIELVNRGRYPHWWDSRHQQMDEPYTDAQIAALSVLLAQLRVAFPNLRQIAGHEDLDTALMPASDDPSLQIRRKLDPGPRFPWAAVVPACGLQRLR comes from the coding sequence ATGAGCCTGAACATCCACGACCAGCCGCTGCCCTATGTCGACCTCCTGCCCGAGCGCCCCGCCGAGACGGTCGAACTGGTGGTGATCCACTGCACCGAGTTGCCGGACCTGGCCATGGCGCGCGAGTACGGCGAGAAAGTGCTGCACGCCAGCGGCGCCGGCAACAGCGGCCATTACTACGTCGACCGCGACGGAGCGGTGTACCGCTATGTGCCCGGTACCCGCGTGGCGAACCACGTGCGCGGCCACAACCCGAACTCGATCGGCATCGAGCTGGTCAACCGGGGCCGCTATCCGCACTGGTGGGACTCGCGCCACCAGCAGATGGACGAGCCATACACCGATGCGCAGATCGCCGCGCTGAGTGTCCTGCTGGCGCAGTTGCGCGTGGCATTCCCGAACCTGCGCCAGATCGCCGGGCACGAGGACCTGGACACCGCGCTGATGCCGGCCAGCGACGATCCCTCGCTGCAGATCCGCCGCAAGCTCGACCCCGGCCCGCGCTTCCCCTGGGCCGCCGTCGTCCCGGCCTGTGGCCTGCAGCGACTGCGCTAG
- the egtD gene encoding L-histidine N(alpha)-methyltransferase, producing the protein MSSVQPFGISDDDRRPPSSDLLEVVQRGLGAKPKRLPSWLFYDERGSMLFERICEQPEYYLTRCETALMDEHAPGIADELGADVRLVEYGSGNAHKTRMLLEHLHAPVAYVPVEISPEPLRQSVERLAAAFPQLPLQPLCADFSKPLRLPIPPRAPRRTVLYFPGSTIGNFENREAAVLLRKMRNEMGDAGGILIGVDLKKDPALIEAAYNDRAGVTAEFTLNMLARLNREIGSNFELSAFAHRAHYNPMAGRIETHLVSRREQQVKVGRVNVPFRADEAIQVEYSCKYSLEDFAALAARAGLAVKRVWTDPQRMFSVQYLVRASTLAR; encoded by the coding sequence ATGAGCAGCGTGCAACCTTTTGGCATCAGCGACGACGACCGTCGTCCGCCATCAAGCGATCTTCTGGAAGTCGTCCAGCGCGGCCTCGGCGCGAAGCCCAAGCGGCTGCCGTCGTGGCTGTTCTACGACGAGCGCGGCTCGATGCTGTTCGAGCGAATCTGCGAGCAGCCGGAGTATTACCTCACGCGCTGCGAGACCGCGCTGATGGATGAGCACGCGCCCGGCATCGCCGATGAACTCGGTGCCGACGTGCGCCTGGTCGAGTACGGCAGCGGCAATGCGCACAAGACCCGCATGCTGCTCGAACACCTGCATGCGCCGGTGGCCTACGTGCCGGTGGAGATTTCGCCGGAGCCGCTGCGGCAAAGCGTCGAGCGGCTGGCGGCGGCGTTCCCGCAGCTGCCGCTGCAGCCGCTGTGCGCGGATTTCAGCAAGCCGCTGCGACTGCCGATTCCGCCACGCGCGCCGCGGCGCACCGTGCTGTATTTCCCCGGCTCCACCATCGGCAATTTCGAGAACCGCGAAGCCGCCGTGCTGCTGCGCAAGATGCGCAACGAGATGGGCGATGCCGGCGGCATCCTGATCGGTGTGGACCTGAAGAAGGATCCCGCGCTGATCGAGGCGGCCTACAATGACCGCGCCGGCGTCACCGCCGAGTTCACCCTGAACATGCTGGCGCGGCTGAACCGCGAGATCGGCAGCAACTTCGAGCTGTCGGCGTTCGCGCATCGCGCGCATTACAACCCGATGGCCGGACGCATCGAGACGCACCTCGTCAGCCGCCGCGAGCAGCAGGTCAAAGTCGGCCGCGTGAACGTGCCGTTCCGCGCCGACGAGGCGATCCAGGTCGAATACAGTTGCAAGTATTCGCTGGAGGACTTCGCCGCGCTGGCCGCACGCGCCGGGCTGGCCGTGAAGCGCGTGTGGACCGACCCGCAACGGATGTTCAGCGTGCAATACCTGGTGCGCGCCAGCACGCTCGCGCGCTGA
- the rlmKL gene encoding bifunctional 23S rRNA (guanine(2069)-N(7))-methyltransferase RlmK/23S rRNA (guanine(2445)-N(2))-methyltransferase RlmL, translated as MSHYFATCPKGMEYLLRDELVAIGASDVREALAGVHFSGTLETAYKACLWSRLASRILLPLAEFDAADDDALYGGVQAIDWSQHLAAHATFAVDAGTALSKLTHSQFIGLRTKDAVVDQFRQRDGSRPGIDTDEPDIRINVRVRRDRATLSLDLAGSPLHRRGWREEQGEAPLKENLAAAMLLRARWPEVYAAGGALLDPMCGSGTLLIEGALMAADVAPGLRREYFGFLGWQQHDIVLWRGLLDEAKQRAETGLRGLRSVFFGSDADPRMVQTAKRNAQQAGVAGFFTLDKQDVTHAAPPPGVDYGLVITNPPYGERLGDRAEMPKLYRAVGDTLRNRFSGWRAAVLAGDVELGRAMQLHADKRYALYNGALETVLLTFDLKQRDEKPREPKPLSAGAQMLKNRLEKNVKHLRKRLVREDIHCWRAYDQDLPEYAAAIDVYGDTSGNDHLHIQEYRAPADIPPDVARLRLREIARVAGEVLGVPRERIALKTRERGKGGSKYGQLDQRNEFIEVEEGGLKFLVNLTDYLDTGLFLDHRLVRAKVRELAEGRCFLNLFAYTATASVHAAAGGALETTSVDLSATYLEWASRNLALNGFSGASHRLMQFDALEFLQRDRGHYGLIFVDPPTFSNSKRAEDFDVQRDHVKLLEACNERLTRDGVIVFSNNFRRFKLEHEALEQHFEIEDWTTPSIPFDFARRADIHGCWLLRRRKADPGINPWDTARIKR; from the coding sequence ATGAGTCACTACTTCGCCACCTGCCCGAAAGGCATGGAATACCTGTTGCGCGACGAACTGGTCGCGATCGGCGCCAGCGACGTGCGCGAGGCGCTGGCCGGCGTGCATTTTTCCGGCACGCTGGAAACCGCCTACAAGGCCTGCCTGTGGTCGCGCCTGGCCAGCCGCATCCTGCTGCCACTGGCCGAGTTCGACGCGGCCGACGACGACGCGCTGTACGGCGGCGTGCAGGCGATCGACTGGAGCCAGCATCTGGCCGCGCATGCCACCTTCGCGGTGGACGCCGGCACCGCGCTGAGCAAGCTGACCCACAGCCAGTTCATCGGCCTGCGTACCAAGGACGCGGTGGTCGACCAGTTCCGCCAGCGCGACGGTTCGCGCCCTGGCATCGACACCGACGAACCCGATATCCGCATCAACGTCCGTGTGCGCCGCGACCGCGCCACGCTGTCGCTGGATCTGGCGGGCTCGCCGCTGCACCGGCGCGGCTGGCGCGAGGAACAGGGCGAGGCGCCGCTGAAGGAAAACCTCGCCGCCGCGATGCTGCTGCGCGCGCGCTGGCCGGAGGTGTACGCCGCCGGCGGCGCGCTGCTCGACCCGATGTGCGGCTCGGGCACCTTGCTGATCGAAGGCGCGTTGATGGCGGCCGACGTGGCGCCCGGCTTGCGCCGCGAGTACTTCGGTTTCCTCGGCTGGCAGCAGCACGACATCGTGCTGTGGCGTGGTCTGCTGGATGAAGCGAAACAACGCGCGGAAACCGGCCTGCGCGGCCTGCGCAGCGTGTTCTTCGGCAGCGACGCCGACCCGCGCATGGTACAGACGGCCAAACGGAATGCGCAGCAGGCGGGCGTGGCCGGCTTCTTCACCCTGGACAAGCAGGACGTGACCCATGCCGCGCCGCCGCCCGGCGTCGACTACGGCCTGGTCATCACCAACCCGCCGTACGGCGAGCGGCTCGGCGATCGCGCCGAGATGCCGAAGCTGTATCGCGCCGTGGGCGACACCTTGCGCAACCGTTTCAGTGGCTGGCGCGCCGCCGTGCTGGCCGGCGACGTGGAGCTGGGCCGGGCGATGCAGCTGCATGCGGACAAGCGCTACGCGCTGTACAACGGCGCGCTGGAAACCGTGTTGCTGACCTTCGACCTGAAGCAACGCGACGAGAAGCCACGCGAGCCGAAACCGCTGTCGGCCGGCGCGCAGATGCTGAAGAACCGGCTGGAGAAGAACGTCAAGCACCTGCGCAAGCGGCTGGTGCGCGAGGATATCCACTGCTGGCGTGCCTACGACCAGGACCTGCCCGAGTACGCCGCGGCGATCGACGTCTACGGCGACACCAGCGGCAACGACCATCTGCACATCCAGGAATATCGTGCACCAGCCGACATCCCGCCAGATGTCGCGCGGCTGCGCCTGCGCGAGATCGCCCGCGTGGCCGGCGAGGTGCTCGGCGTGCCGCGCGAACGCATTGCGCTGAAGACCCGCGAGCGCGGCAAGGGCGGTTCCAAGTACGGCCAGCTCGACCAGCGCAACGAGTTCATCGAAGTGGAAGAGGGCGGACTGAAGTTCCTGGTCAACCTCACTGACTACCTGGACACCGGCCTGTTCCTCGACCACCGGCTGGTGCGCGCGAAAGTGCGCGAGCTGGCTGAGGGGCGCTGCTTCCTCAACCTGTTCGCCTACACCGCCACGGCCAGCGTGCACGCGGCGGCCGGCGGCGCGCTGGAAACCACCAGCGTGGACCTCTCGGCCACGTATCTGGAATGGGCCTCGCGCAATCTCGCGCTGAACGGTTTCAGCGGCGCCAGCCATCGCCTGATGCAGTTCGATGCGCTGGAATTCCTGCAGCGCGACCGCGGCCATTACGGACTGATCTTCGTCGACCCGCCCACGTTCTCCAACTCCAAGCGCGCCGAGGATTTCGATGTGCAGCGCGACCACGTGAAGCTGCTCGAAGCCTGCAACGAGCGGCTGACCCGCGACGGCGTGATCGTGTTCTCGAACAATTTCCGCCGCTTCAAGCTCGAGCACGAGGCGCTGGAACAGCACTTCGAGATCGAGGACTGGACCACACCCAGCATCCCGTTCGATTTCGCCCGCCGCGCCGATATCCACGGCTGCTGGCTGCTGCGCCGGCGCAAGGCTGACCCCGGGATCAACCCCTGGGATACGGCGCGCATCAAAAGGTGA
- a CDS encoding saccharopine dehydrogenase family protein, translating into MTAHPALRIAVYGAYGHTGRFVLAELHRRGFVPVACGRDAARLHELATVAGVEARVASTDDPAALDAAFAGTAAVLHCAGPFLDTAAPVLDAALRARIHYLDVAAEQRAVADTLARDGEAKAAGVTVVPAMAFYGGLADLLASAALDGATDADAVDIAVALDGWHPTRGTRLTGERNHYPRTYIEHGRTRTVPDPAPVRETDFPPPFGRLETVLLPLSEAIVVPHHIACRNLHSWMNLAPLRDLRDPATPAPVAADDSGRSAQSFIVDVRVRCGNHACRAIASGRDIYAVTAPLLVEALQRILDGRVRDSGALAAGQAFDARDFLAALAPDAVTVAFEAGAPADSGSLDAC; encoded by the coding sequence ATGACGGCGCATCCTGCCCTCCGCATCGCGGTGTACGGCGCCTACGGCCATACCGGCCGCTTCGTGCTGGCCGAACTGCACCGCCGCGGTTTCGTGCCGGTGGCCTGCGGCCGCGACGCGGCCAGGCTGCATGAACTGGCCACGGTTGCCGGCGTCGAGGCTCGCGTCGCCTCCACCGATGACCCCGCTGCGCTGGATGCCGCCTTCGCCGGCACCGCTGCCGTCCTGCACTGCGCCGGACCTTTTCTCGACACCGCTGCGCCGGTGCTGGATGCGGCGTTGCGCGCACGCATCCACTACCTCGACGTGGCGGCGGAACAGCGTGCCGTGGCCGACACCCTGGCGCGCGATGGCGAGGCGAAAGCCGCGGGCGTGACGGTGGTGCCGGCGATGGCCTTCTATGGCGGCCTTGCCGATCTGCTGGCCAGCGCCGCGCTCGACGGCGCCACCGACGCGGACGCGGTGGACATCGCCGTCGCGCTCGACGGCTGGCATCCGACGCGCGGCACCCGCCTTACCGGCGAGCGCAACCATTACCCGCGCACGTACATCGAGCACGGCCGCACCCGCACCGTGCCCGACCCTGCACCCGTGCGCGAGACCGATTTCCCGCCGCCGTTCGGGCGGCTGGAGACCGTGCTGCTTCCACTGTCCGAGGCCATCGTGGTGCCTCACCACATCGCCTGCCGCAACCTGCACTCGTGGATGAACCTGGCCCCGCTGCGCGACCTGCGCGATCCGGCCACGCCAGCGCCGGTCGCCGCTGACGACAGCGGACGCTCCGCACAGAGTTTCATCGTCGACGTGCGCGTGCGCTGCGGCAACCACGCTTGCCGCGCCATCGCCAGCGGACGCGACATCTACGCCGTCACCGCACCACTACTGGTCGAGGCGTTGCAACGCATCCTCGACGGCCGTGTCCGCGATAGCGGCGCACTCGCCGCGGGCCAGGCCTTCGATGCACGCGACTTCCTGGCCGCCCTCGCGCCCGACGCGGTCACGGTCGCGTTCGAGGCCGGCGCTCCCGCTGACTCGGGGTCGCTCGACGCCTGCTGA
- a CDS encoding DUF6491 family protein has protein sequence MKTILPTLLLALGVGVGAAQAAETVPARSPLHTADCIDTTQINEWHIVDARTAIVRTGPKRYLVTLQSDCPRLGTPPPGLIFRANPSNTVVNRSRICGEVGETVHSRYQPPCAIQSVSKIDKDRFDQLSARAIRHGSGAEQPTTVPAH, from the coding sequence ATGAAAACGATCCTCCCCACCCTGTTGCTCGCTCTCGGCGTCGGCGTCGGTGCCGCGCAAGCCGCCGAGACGGTACCCGCCCGATCACCGCTGCATACGGCCGATTGCATTGACACTACCCAGATCAACGAATGGCACATCGTGGACGCCCGCACCGCCATCGTGCGCACCGGTCCCAAACGCTACCTGGTGACGTTGCAGAGCGACTGTCCGCGACTGGGTACCCCTCCGCCCGGGCTGATCTTCCGCGCCAACCCATCCAATACCGTCGTCAATCGCAGCCGCATCTGCGGCGAGGTGGGCGAGACCGTGCACTCACGCTACCAGCCACCGTGCGCGATCCAGTCAGTCAGCAAGATCGACAAGGACCGCTTCGATCAGCTCAGTGCCCGCGCCATACGTCATGGCAGCGGCGCCGAGCAGCCGACGACCGTGCCTGCCCATTGA